The proteins below come from a single Dinghuibacter silviterrae genomic window:
- a CDS encoding TonB-dependent receptor, which yields MSNKLLRISSLVGLACLGASSLWAGGIKGKVTDKETGEPLIGATVTLEHTRYATVVNLDGTFNLKHVPAGKYELEVKYVGYKEPEHVEVIIDDANGDKEVDFTLESAAKEITTITVQGAGNGTNDQSARLIEKKADNVMNLLSAKNIELSPDVTVANALQRVSGVTIQRSNTGEGRYAIIRGMDQRYNNTLVNGVKIPSPDDKYRFVPMDIFPSEMIDRLEIIKALTPNMEGDAIGGTMNLVMKNAPERFLFSVNGSGGYSTIFNTQPFLGFPHSGINKKSPAEVNGNNYAATYPGDFPTNIFNYSDKSNPINSTLGMTIGDRFLNKKLGVILSASYQNFYEGSTSKRLVPDAQPVFQPTANTLNFSDSYIRQYSTQTNRLGLQGKIDYVFNSKNTISLFGLYLHQNEYETRYTPDTTVGLNSSNTQSQLSPEYRSTWTIQNIANATLHGEHQLGEKVKLDWSGVYSKAEKKMPDQSWYSFDATVTTNNGKIVSVDSTVQPSTGIMNRVWEHNTDQDEAGYLNLTYKPRIFKRDVEFMTGGLYRYKTRTNYYDAYSLQADVQATTPFHGIDQLPLYFQTPGDAYGYNTAVGANTYTAHEKTGAGYIQAKFMVVKSLQVLGGVRVENTNMDYTTTLPETYPVGASGTVHYTDVLPSVHFKYFISENQNLRLSYFKSISRPGFGEYVPYNLPGEVFTEIGNPELKHVRADNLDLRYELFPGLTDQFLIGGFYKKLENPIEYFVTRDNSPSSLYIQPQNTNSATNIGAEVVIAKFFGKFGVSANYTYTHSRITTIKLLYHQVTTSNGTSVVTDSVNQSRPLQGQADNVGNVSFLYKDPKFGLNVQLAFAYTGSRIAQVSQYAGLDIWQKPFGQLDLSFEKRILKGFFFYAKINNLTNAPAKFFIKQPYTTVDANFKGYSIPFQDSGSNYTVAEKDMYKISYLGGLRYKF from the coding sequence ATGTCCAATAAATTGCTGCGAATAAGCTCCCTGGTGGGGCTGGCATGTCTGGGCGCCTCCTCCCTCTGGGCCGGGGGAATCAAGGGGAAGGTCACCGACAAGGAGACCGGCGAACCCCTGATTGGCGCCACTGTTACTCTCGAACACACAAGGTATGCGACCGTCGTAAACCTGGACGGGACTTTCAACCTGAAACACGTACCGGCCGGGAAATATGAGCTGGAAGTGAAATATGTGGGATATAAGGAGCCGGAACACGTGGAAGTCATCATCGATGACGCGAACGGAGACAAGGAAGTCGACTTCACCCTGGAGAGCGCCGCCAAGGAAATCACTACCATCACCGTACAAGGTGCGGGTAACGGGACGAACGACCAAAGCGCGCGTCTGATCGAAAAGAAAGCAGACAACGTGATGAACCTTTTGTCTGCCAAGAACATTGAATTGTCGCCCGACGTGACGGTGGCCAACGCCCTGCAACGCGTGAGCGGTGTGACCATCCAACGGAGCAATACCGGGGAAGGCCGTTACGCTATCATACGCGGGATGGACCAACGCTACAACAACACCCTGGTCAACGGCGTCAAGATCCCGAGCCCGGACGACAAGTATCGCTTTGTCCCGATGGACATCTTCCCCTCTGAAATGATCGACCGCCTCGAAATCATCAAGGCACTGACGCCCAACATGGAAGGCGATGCGATCGGGGGTACGATGAACCTGGTGATGAAGAACGCGCCCGAACGTTTCCTGTTTTCGGTCAACGGCTCCGGTGGGTACTCCACGATCTTCAACACCCAGCCGTTTTTGGGCTTTCCCCATTCGGGCATCAACAAGAAGTCGCCCGCCGAAGTCAACGGCAACAACTATGCAGCGACCTATCCCGGTGATTTTCCGACCAACATTTTCAACTATTCGGATAAAAGCAATCCCATCAACAGCACCCTGGGGATGACCATCGGCGACCGGTTCCTGAACAAAAAGCTGGGGGTGATCCTGTCGGCCAGCTACCAGAACTTTTACGAAGGCTCGACTTCAAAAAGACTGGTTCCCGACGCCCAGCCCGTTTTCCAACCGACAGCCAACACGCTGAATTTCTCAGATTCTTATATCCGTCAATACAGTACCCAAACCAATCGTCTGGGCTTGCAGGGTAAGATCGACTATGTGTTCAACAGCAAAAACACGATCTCCCTCTTTGGTCTTTATCTGCACCAGAACGAGTACGAGACGCGCTATACGCCCGACACGACCGTGGGTCTGAACTCCTCCAATACGCAATCCCAGTTGTCCCCGGAATACCGGAGCACCTGGACGATCCAGAACATCGCCAACGCTACCCTGCACGGGGAACACCAGTTGGGCGAAAAGGTAAAGCTGGACTGGAGCGGTGTGTATTCCAAGGCCGAAAAGAAAATGCCTGACCAATCCTGGTACAGTTTTGACGCAACGGTAACGACCAACAACGGCAAAATCGTCAGCGTGGATTCCACCGTTCAACCCTCCACCGGTATCATGAACCGTGTATGGGAACACAATACGGACCAGGACGAAGCAGGTTACCTCAACCTTACTTATAAGCCAAGGATCTTTAAAAGGGATGTCGAATTCATGACTGGCGGTCTGTATCGGTATAAGACCCGGACCAACTATTATGATGCCTATTCCCTCCAGGCAGACGTCCAGGCGACTACGCCCTTCCACGGGATCGACCAACTGCCCCTTTACTTCCAAACCCCGGGCGACGCTTATGGGTACAATACCGCTGTCGGTGCCAATACCTATACTGCCCACGAAAAAACAGGGGCGGGCTATATCCAGGCCAAGTTCATGGTCGTGAAGTCCCTCCAGGTCCTGGGCGGTGTACGCGTGGAAAACACGAATATGGACTACACCACCACCCTGCCGGAAACCTACCCGGTCGGCGCCAGCGGTACGGTTCATTATACCGACGTGCTGCCCAGCGTGCACTTCAAGTATTTCATCAGTGAGAACCAAAACCTCCGGTTGTCGTATTTCAAGTCGATCAGCCGTCCCGGCTTTGGCGAGTATGTTCCCTATAACCTGCCTGGCGAAGTGTTCACCGAGATCGGGAACCCCGAGCTGAAACACGTAAGGGCTGACAACCTCGACCTCCGGTACGAACTTTTCCCCGGTCTGACCGACCAGTTCCTGATCGGCGGCTTCTACAAAAAACTGGAAAACCCGATCGAATATTTCGTGACCAGGGACAACAGCCCGAGCAGCCTGTACATCCAGCCGCAGAATACGAACAGCGCTACCAACATCGGCGCCGAAGTCGTCATTGCCAAATTCTTCGGAAAGTTCGGCGTGTCGGCCAACTATACCTATACGCACTCTAGGATCACGACGATCAAGTTGTTGTACCACCAGGTGACGACGTCGAACGGCACCTCGGTCGTCACGGACTCCGTCAACCAGTCCCGTCCTTTGCAAGGTCAGGCAGACAATGTCGGGAACGTCTCCTTCTTGTATAAAGACCCCAAATTCGGCCTCAACGTACAGCTTGCCTTTGCCTATACCGGTTCCCGGATCGCCCAGGTATCCCAATATGCAGGCCTGGACATCTGGCAAAAACCCTTCGGTCAGTTGGACCTGTCCTTCGAAAAGCGGATCCTCAAAGGATTCTTTTTCTACGCCAAGATCAACAACCTGACCAACGCACCTGCGAAGTTTTTCATCAAACAGCCTTACACGACGGTGGATGCCAACTTCAAGGGGTACTCGATTCCCTTCCAGGATTCCGGGAGCAACTATACCGTTGCCGAAAAAGACATGTACAAGATCAGCTACCTCGGTGGTCTGAGGTATAAATTCTAA